The sequence TGTGCCCCGAGTCGCAGGACAGTGGAGGAACACCCCATCTTGGGCGGGGTTGTTCGTCGGTTGAACGGTGATCGGCCTTGCCTCTCTGTTCTGCGCGAAGTCTGATTTCTTCCGGTTCGGTCCGCAGGTGGGTCTGGGCCCACCCACCCGTATGTCCAGGCCCATACCGCAGCCCTGTCGCGCTTCGTAGTGTCGGTATCACGACGACACGGAAAGAAGAAGGACATGGCTACCACCAACCGCACCACGACCGAGACCGCTCATCTCAACGACCCTGAGATCCAGGGAGCGTTCAACAAGGTGAAGAAGCTCGCTGTGATCTACGGCGTGTTCGACGCCATCGTGCTCGCCACGGTCATCGGGCTTTCGGTCGCCGGGCACAAGGAGGTCGGATTCGTGTGGGGCCGGTCCTGCGCGGTGTTCGCGAGTGCCGTGGCCCTCTACTTCCTGACCAACAACGCTTCCCGTGGCGAGCGTTCGGCCTACAAGCGGATCCGCATCATCTCGACCGTCCTGCCGATCGCGATCGTCGGCGTCGACCTGATCCCCGGCATCTGCCCGCCCTGGTTCGCCGTGATGCAGGCCGTGTGCGCCGTTCCCCTCGCCATCGCCGGCTTCACCATCAACGGATCCAAGATGCGCGCCGCCTTCCCCAAGAACGCCTGAGCGAACTCCGGCCGGCCAGGACGCGGTTGAGGCCGACCGGAGACTTCGCGCGAGGCCGGGCCCGGCATATCGCCGGGCCCGGCCTTTGCCGTGTCCGGCCACGGCCGACGACTGGACGAGGTGGACGGCCGCACGCGCACCACCCGCCGAGAGCCTGCCGCAGGCCGTCCCGAACCCTGCGCCAGGACGTGCGCCGAGCCTGCCGGACCATCATGCGGGCCCACAAGGCACTGCCGGACGACGGGCCGATCCTCCCCTCGGCGATCCAGGTGGTCACACCGTTCGATCTGCCGCCCGACGTCGCCGCCGCGCCGTGCACGGAGTGACCTCCGGGGCCCTGGTGGGCGAAGGACGCTGGTCGGGAATCCTCGACCACTTCGCCTGGCGCTTGATCTACCTGCTGCCCATCCCCGCCTCGCTGCTCGCCGTGGCCTTCGCCGCGCGGCTGCTGACCGACTCGCGGGCACCGGGCTCGCGCCGGCTGGACCGGCCCGGCCAGATCACCGCCGCGCTGGCGATCACCGCGCTGGTCTACGGGATCATCCAAGGGGGAGCCGAGTCCTTCACCGAACCGAAGGTCATGGTCGTGCTGTCCACGGCCGCCGTAGCCGCCGTCGCGTTCGTCCTGCTGGAACGTGCCGGCTCCAGCCCGATGCCGGACCTGGCCCTGTTCCGCAGCCCGGCCTTCACCGCCACCGCCCTGATCGCCATGATCAGCTTCCTGGGCCTGATCGGCTTCTTCTTCGCCCTCAGCCTCTACTTCGCCATGGTCCAGCGGCTGTCCACCCTGGACGCCGCCTGGTGCCTGCTGTACCGGTATCTGAGCAAGCAGATCGGCGCACTCCCCGGAGTGCAGACCGTCGAGACGGCCCTCAGCCTGCGCCGGATCAAGCAACTGACCTACGAACCGACCCGCTGAGGCGGTCCGGCGGCGCTCCTCCTCCCGACGGCGGCATCGCCGCCCGGGTCTCCTCCGACGCCCCGGCCGCTCTCGTCGCTCCGGCCAACCGCACGCCTGCGACCAGCCGGCACAGGACACCCGACCGAGTCGGCTCACGAGCGTGCCCTCTACGCTTCGGTCATGATCACGCAGACCTACCTCTCCGAACTCTTCTCGCTGGACGGCCGTGTCGCCCTGGTGACCGGCGGCAGTTCCGGCATCGGCCGGGCCATCGCCGGGGCACTGGCGCGGGCCGGGGCGAGCGTGGTGATCGTGGCCCGCAAGGAGGCGGAGCTGGCGGCGACGGTCGACGAGCTGACGGCCGACGGGTGCCGGGCGGCCTGGGTCAGCGGCGACCTGAGCACGCGCGAGGGCGTGCGTGCGGCGGCCGACGAAGCGGCACGGACGTTCGGGGAGCCCGACATCCTCGTCAACTGCGCCGGAGTCAACCTGAGGCCGCCGATGGGCGAGCTGGGCGAGGACGTGTGGGACACCACCATGGCCCTGAACCTGGAGGCGCCCTTCCTGCTGGGCCAGAGGTTCGGGCCGGGCATGGCCGAACGGGGCTTCGGCCGGATCATCCACATCACCTCCCAGCAGGCACACCGGGCCTTCGTGCGGAGCGGTGCCTACGGCGTGTCCAAGGGGGCGCTGGAGTCGCTGGCCCGCTCCCAGGCCGAGGCATGGTCCCCCCACGGCGTCACCTGCAACACACTGGTGCCCGGCTTCGTGATGACGCCGCTCAACACACAGCTGTCGTCCGACCCCGAGAAGGTGGCGGCGCTGGCCGCGCGCACACTGATCGGGCGCAACGGGCTGGCCGAGGACTTCGCCGGCGCGGCCGTGTTCCTCGCCGGCCCCGCCTCCGCCTACGTCACGGGCCAGTCGATCTTCGTCGACGGCGGGTTCTCCGTCCACTGAGCCGCCTGACGTCGCGCGTGGCCGAGCAGGCGACCGTACCGGTCAGGAATCGAGAAGCGTGGTCCCCGGGCCGCCAGCTAGCGTGGCGGTCACGGACATCACGACGCACCCGAGCCACCACCGAGCCGCCCGGTCACCACAGATCGGCCGGCCGGGACCGAACTGTGCCGGAGTCCGCGCGGACTAGGCGCACCGGACGTATTGTTCGGAGCCGGTCGGACCGAGCGAGGCGACACCGACGGAGACCGCGCGGGGCTCCCGCCCGAGAGACGGAGACACGATAAGCATGGCAACGAGGACGGACACCCGGTCGTCTGCGCCCCACGTCGCCGACAGCCACGATCTGATCCGTGTGCACGGCGCGCGCGAGAACAATCTCAAGGACGTCAGCATCGAGATCCCCAAGCGCAGGCTGACGGTGTTCACCGGTGTCTCCGGCTCGGGCAAGAGCTCCCTGGTGTTCGACACGATCGCCGCCGAGTCGCAGCGGCTGATCAACGAGACGTACAGCGCCTTCATACAGGGGTTCATGCCGAATCTGGCCCGGCCCGAGGTCGACGTACTCGACGGGCTGACGACCGCGATCATCGTCGACCAGCAGCGGATGGGTGCCGACCCGCGCTCCACGGTCGGCACCGCCACCGACGCCAACGCCATGCTGCGCATCCTCTTCAGCCGCCTCGGCACGCCGCACATCGGCTCACCCCAGGCGTTCTCCTTCAACGTCGCCTCGATCAGCGGAGCGGGCGCGGTCACCGTGGAGCGCGCCGGACAGACCGTGAAGGAGCGCCGCAGCTTCAGCATCACCGGCGGCATGTGTCCGCGCTGCGAAGGCCGGGGAAACGTCACTGATCTCGACCTCACCCAGCTCTACGACGACTCCAAGTCGCTCGACGAGGGCGCCATCACCGTCCCCGGTTACACGGGCGGCGGCTGGAACTCCCGGCTCTACAGCGAGTCCGGCTTCTTCGACGCGGACAAGCCGATCCGCAAGTTCACCAAGAAGGAGCTGCACGACTTCCTCCACCGCGAGCCGACCAGGATGAAGATCGCGGGCATCAACATGACCTACGAGGGTCTGATCCCGCGGATCCAGAAGTCGATGCTCTCCAAGGACAAGGAGGCGATGCAGCCGCACATCCGCGCGTTCGTGGAGCGGGCGGTCACCTTCACCGTCTGTCCCGACTGTGACGGCACCCGGCTCAACGAGGGCGCGCGGTCGTCGAAGATCAAGGGCATCAGCATCGCCGACGCGTGCGCGATGCAGATCAACGACCTGGCCGCATGGGTCCGCGGCCTGGACGACCCGTCGGTCGCGCCGTTGCTGACCGCGCTGCAGCACACCCTCGACTCGTTCGTGGAGATCGGCCTCGGCTACCTCTCGCTGGAAAGGCCCGCGGGCACGCTCTCGGGCGGCGAGGCGCAGCGCACCAAGATGATCCGCCACCTCGGCTCGTCGCTCACCGACGTGACGTACGTCTTCGACGAGCCCACCATCGGCCTGCACCCCCATGACATCCAGCGGATGAACGACCTCCTGCTGCGGCTGCGGGACAAGGGCAACACGGTACTGGTCGTGGAGCACAAGCCGG is a genomic window of Streptomyces griseochromogenes containing:
- a CDS encoding SDR family NAD(P)-dependent oxidoreductase, with amino-acid sequence MITQTYLSELFSLDGRVALVTGGSSGIGRAIAGALARAGASVVIVARKEAELAATVDELTADGCRAAWVSGDLSTREGVRAAADEAARTFGEPDILVNCAGVNLRPPMGELGEDVWDTTMALNLEAPFLLGQRFGPGMAERGFGRIIHITSQQAHRAFVRSGAYGVSKGALESLARSQAEAWSPHGVTCNTLVPGFVMTPLNTQLSSDPEKVAALAARTLIGRNGLAEDFAGAAVFLAGPASAYVTGQSIFVDGGFSVH
- a CDS encoding ATP-binding cassette domain-containing protein, yielding MATRTDTRSSAPHVADSHDLIRVHGARENNLKDVSIEIPKRRLTVFTGVSGSGKSSLVFDTIAAESQRLINETYSAFIQGFMPNLARPEVDVLDGLTTAIIVDQQRMGADPRSTVGTATDANAMLRILFSRLGTPHIGSPQAFSFNVASISGAGAVTVERAGQTVKERRSFSITGGMCPRCEGRGNVTDLDLTQLYDDSKSLDEGAITVPGYTGGGWNSRLYSESGFFDADKPIRKFTKKELHDFLHREPTRMKIAGINMTYEGLIPRIQKSMLSKDKEAMQPHIRAFVERAVTFTVCPDCDGTRLNEGARSSKIKGISIADACAMQINDLAAWVRGLDDPSVAPLLTALQHTLDSFVEIGLGYLSLERPAGTLSGGEAQRTKMIRHLGSSLTDVTYVFDEPTIGLHPHDIQRMNDLLLRLRDKGNTVLVVEHKPEVIAIADHVVDLGPGAGTAGGTVCFEGTVEGLRAGGTITGRHFDDRASLKGTVRKPTGTLEIRGATTHNLRDVDVDIPLGVLTVITGVAGSGKSSLVHGSIPADEGVVSVDQSPIRGSRRSNPATYTGLLDPIRKAFAKANGVKPALFSANSEGACPTCNGAGVIYTDLAMMAGVATPCEECEGKRFQASVLEYRLGGRDISEVLAMPVDEAEEFFGAGEARTPAAHKILERLSDVGLGYLTLGQPLTTLSGGERQRLKLATRMGDKGGGRSVYVLDEPTTGLHLADVEQLLGLLDRLVDSGKSVIVVEHHQAVMAHADWIIDLGPGAGHDGGRIVFEGTPADLVAARSTLTGEHLAAYTGS